A window of Aricia agestis chromosome 3, ilAriAges1.1, whole genome shotgun sequence contains these coding sequences:
- the LOC121740365 gene encoding putative cysteine proteinase CG12163, translating into MYLFILALASHGVSIVCEMYGINSESNGINSELNIDSALNITGLLDPPDYFDWRDRKVVSPVKSQETCAACWAFSAIANIESHLKIHLGREERLSEQFLIDCNPRSVGCGSMSLLETFSMIVSNGGVLRDADYYPYAARPLPCRWDKNRQLMPVMGYRRVKRDEELMKVFLYNLGPLSAGINSESMKKYTGDIDEPAEGEYLPNERDHAVLIVGYNTYLDPNTGKRTDYWIIKNSWGAEWGDHGFYYLVRGRNACGIAEDVAFSFVD; encoded by the exons ATGTACCTGTTTATTCTCGCGCTCGCGTCGCACGGAGTTTCGATTGTGTGTGAAATGTACGGTATCAATTCTGAATCGAACGGTATCAATTCTGAGTTGAATATCGATTCTGCGTTGAATATTACTGGCCTGCTCGATCCACCAGATTACTTCGATTGGAGAGATCGTAAAGTGGTGTCGCCGGTCAAGAGCCAAGAAACTTGTGCGGCGTGCTGGGCGTTCAGCGCGATTG cAAACATAGAGAGTCACCTGAAAATTCACCTGGGGCGAGAGGAGAGACTGTCGGAGCAGTTTCTGATAGACTGCAACCCGCGGTCGGTCGGTTGCGGCTCTATGTCGCTATTGGAGACTTTCTC CATGATAGTCAGCAACGGTGGAGTTTTACGTGATGCTGACTACTACCCGTATGCCGCTCGTCCCTTGCCGTGTCGCTGGGACAAGAACAGACAACTGATGCCCGTGATGGGCTACAGACGGGTGAAGAGAGATGAGGAGCTGATGAAAGTATTCCTGTACAATCTCGGTCCCCTGTCTGCGG GAATAAACTCTGAATCTATGAAGAAATATACAGGTGACATAGACGAACCAGCCGAAGGCGAGTATTTACCAAACGAACGAGACCACGCGGTACTTATAGTGGGATACAACACTTACT TGGACCCAAACACCGGTAAGCGCACAGACTACTGGATCATCAAGAATTCCTGGGGCGCGGAGTGGGGCGACCACGGCTTCTACTACCTGGTACGTGGCCGCAACGCCTGCGGTATCGCCGAAGATGTCGCCTTCAGCTTCGTGGATTAG